One part of the Eleginops maclovinus isolate JMC-PN-2008 ecotype Puerto Natales chromosome 14, JC_Emac_rtc_rv5, whole genome shotgun sequence genome encodes these proteins:
- the LOC134875739 gene encoding E3 ubiquitin-protein ligase TRIM47-like: MNTHTQSVMSEPPQCCICLDEFSRPASLPCGHCFCLGCIGEYWRISKVCQCPLCKAFFPSRPQLKTDQTLHAGALTEEGDVPLNVGEVLCDFCPVQHRAVKSCLKCLASYCATHLEPHYRSEDLGCHLLISVVKNLEDSVCRLHGKQLNRFCRSDRTCICSMCTHTEHRGHHIISISKEATKKKVKLKWRKMKLQQAILETLSKVEKVKSLDIGGGNPKEAWAQNKQLIKQLEEEILELQTRTTEIEQLSQIQDDLHFLQSFQRTAWS; this comes from the exons atgaacacacacacgcagagtgTAATGTCCGAGCCTCCTCAGTGCTGCATCTGTCTGGATGAGTTCAGCAGGCCTGCCTCCCTCCCCTGTGGACACTGCTTCTGCCTGGGCTGTATAGGGGAATACTGGAGGATCAGCAAGGTCTGTCAGTGCCCCCTCTGCAAGGCCTTTTTTCCCAGCAGGCCACAGCTCAAAACAGACCAAACGCTGCATGCTGGTGCCCTGACTGAAGAGGGAGACGTGCCTTTAAACGTTGGAGAGGTTCTGTGTGATTTCTGCCCAGTGCAACACAGAGCAGTCAAGTCCTGCCTGAAGTGCCTGGCCTCGTACTGTGCCACTCATCTGGAGCCGCACTACCGGAGTGAAGACCTCGGGTGCCATCTTCTGATCAGTGTGGTGAAGAACCTGGAGGACTCTGTCTGCAGGCTGCATGGGAAGCAGTTGAACAGGTTCTGTAGGAGTGATCGCACATGCATCTGCTCCATGTGCACCCACACAGAACACAGGGGCCATCACATCATTTCTATCAGCAAGGAAGCTACAAAGAAGAAG gtCAAACTAAAGTGGAGAAAGATGAAACTCCAGCAAGCAATTCTAGAGACACTGAGTAAAGTTGAGAAGGTTAAATCATTAGACATCGGTGGAGGAAATCCAAAAGAGGCATGGGCACAAAATAAACAGCTCATCAAACAACTAGAGGAAGAAATCTTGGAGCTGCAGACCAGAACCACGGAGATAGAGCAGCTTTCACAGATCCAAGACGACCTCCACTTCCTGCAG TCATTTCAACGCACTGCCTGGTCTTAA